One Leisingera sp. M658 genomic window carries:
- a CDS encoding Crp/Fnr family transcriptional regulator, with protein MKNVNFRNWLDHCSDETRQAVHGKARGRCISKGGLVHEIADSAQELYFIETGAVRFGATHEGGKELIVRDLDAGDWFGFIGCLGSGQRPNAAYTVTETRLQVVDWKDIEEIGQADPSLWQAIAAVLAGLAGHFYKNYENTVFLSLEQRLKTTLQQISIWQNSRKLQISQEELAAILGVTKEAVGLHLNGLKAKGQVQLGYRSIHLLEKTGP; from the coding sequence ATGAAAAATGTGAACTTTCGGAATTGGCTTGACCATTGCTCTGACGAAACCAGGCAAGCGGTGCATGGCAAGGCACGGGGGAGGTGCATCTCCAAAGGAGGCTTGGTTCACGAAATCGCAGATTCGGCGCAGGAATTGTACTTTATTGAAACTGGCGCGGTACGGTTCGGGGCGACACATGAGGGCGGCAAAGAGCTGATCGTCCGCGATCTTGATGCGGGGGACTGGTTTGGTTTCATCGGGTGCCTTGGGTCCGGTCAGAGGCCGAATGCGGCCTATACGGTAACGGAGACCCGGTTGCAGGTAGTCGACTGGAAAGACATCGAGGAAATAGGTCAGGCAGATCCAAGTCTATGGCAGGCGATTGCAGCTGTCCTGGCTGGGCTTGCTGGTCATTTTTATAAGAATTACGAGAATACGGTTTTTCTCTCGCTGGAACAAAGACTGAAAACCACGCTGCAACAGATTTCCATTTGGCAGAACTCGCGAAAGCTGCAAATCAGCCAGGAAGAACTGGCTGCCATCTTGGGCGTGACCAAAGAAGCTGTGGGCCTTCATCTGAACGGCTTGAAGGCCAAAGGCCAAGTGCAGCTGGGATACAGGAGCATTCACTTGCTGGAGAAGACTGGACCTTAG
- a CDS encoding class I SAM-dependent methyltransferase, with the protein MDIKAVEESYARWAPVYDKTFGAVTRSGRRRAARYINTRQGSVLEVGVGTGLSLKHYAPHLQVTGIDFSHDMLKKAQRKVQELGLNQVKELRQMDARSLDFPDNSFDTVAAMHVLSVVPDPDQVMREITRILKPGGEVVITNHFKSGKGVRASLEKLSAPLANVIGWHSDFALETVLQEDRLSIKQQESIPPFGMMTFLVLGKQQTM; encoded by the coding sequence TTGGATATCAAGGCAGTTGAAGAATCTTACGCGCGCTGGGCGCCGGTCTATGACAAGACTTTTGGCGCGGTGACGCGCTCGGGCCGCCGCCGCGCGGCCCGCTACATCAACACCCGTCAGGGCAGCGTGCTGGAGGTTGGCGTCGGCACCGGGCTGTCGCTGAAGCATTACGCACCGCATCTGCAGGTGACTGGCATCGATTTCAGCCATGATATGCTGAAGAAGGCGCAAAGAAAGGTGCAGGAACTGGGCCTGAACCAGGTCAAGGAGCTGCGCCAGATGGATGCGCGCAGCTTGGATTTTCCGGACAATTCCTTTGACACCGTGGCTGCGATGCATGTGCTTTCGGTGGTGCCGGATCCGGACCAGGTGATGCGCGAGATAACGCGCATTCTGAAACCCGGCGGCGAGGTGGTGATCACGAACCACTTCAAAAGCGGCAAAGGGGTGCGGGCGTCGCTGGAGAAACTCTCGGCGCCGCTGGCCAATGTGATCGGCTGGCATTCGGATTTTGCGCTGGAGACGGTGCTGCAGGAGGACCGGCTGAGCATCAAGCAGCAAGAAAGCATTCCGCCCTTCGGGATGATGACTTTTCTGGTTTTGGGCAAGCAGCAAACCATGTGA
- a CDS encoding phosphatidylcholine/phosphatidylserine synthase: MYDAPEKKKSEFALIQLMPNMMTIGAICAGLTAIRFAVFGNYTLAVMMIILAAILDGLDGRLARALHSESKMGAELDSLADFLNFGVATPLVIYFWALQDVRGAGWISVLVFSVCCVVRLARFNVSTKSEEAPKGRSGYFDGIPSPAGALLALLPMFVAFAFDGKVVLPELLICLHMVVIGLAMISHIQTWSPKAVKISRENVKYLLVGFAFMAAALLTYAWTVLVVLCLGYVVMVIWGLVSKPKD; this comes from the coding sequence ATGTATGACGCCCCGGAAAAAAAGAAATCCGAATTTGCGCTGATCCAGCTGATGCCGAACATGATGACCATTGGCGCCATCTGTGCCGGCCTGACGGCGATTCGCTTTGCGGTGTTCGGGAACTACACCCTGGCGGTGATGATGATCATCCTCGCTGCGATTCTGGACGGGCTGGACGGGCGGCTTGCCCGCGCCTTGCACAGCGAAAGCAAGATGGGCGCCGAGCTGGATTCGCTGGCGGATTTTCTGAACTTCGGCGTGGCGACACCGCTGGTGATCTATTTCTGGGCCTTGCAGGACGTGCGCGGCGCCGGGTGGATTTCGGTGCTGGTGTTTTCGGTCTGCTGCGTGGTGCGGCTGGCGCGGTTCAATGTCAGCACCAAGTCCGAGGAGGCGCCAAAGGGGCGCAGCGGCTATTTCGACGGCATCCCGTCGCCTGCCGGCGCGTTGCTGGCATTGCTGCCGATGTTTGTCGCCTTTGCCTTTGACGGCAAGGTCGTGCTGCCGGAGCTGCTGATCTGCCTGCATATGGTGGTGATCGGATTGGCAATGATCAGCCACATTCAGACCTGGTCGCCAAAGGCGGTTAAAATCTCCCGCGAGAATGTTAAGTATCTGCTTGTCGGCTTTGCCTTCATGGCTGCGGCATTACTGACCTATGCATGGACCGTGCTGGTTGTGCTATGCCTTGGCTACGTAGTGATGGTGATTTGGGGGCTGGTTTCAAAGCCAAAGGACTAG